The following are encoded together in the Arcobacter aquimarinus genome:
- a CDS encoding M16 family metallopeptidase translates to MNSMNLNKLLKIFAIQFSILIMISGESMASNLPKYYTKTLENGLQIVAIPMKNGSNVISTDIFYKVGSRNEIMGKSGIAHMLEHLNFKSTKNLKAGEFDEIVKGFGGVNNASTSFDYTHYYIKSSSKNMNKSLELFADLMENLTLKDEEFQPERDVVAEERRWRTDNNPMGYLQFRLFNNAYIYHPYHWTPIGFSSDIQNWTIEDIKDFHSTYYQPKNAIVVVAGDADEKDIFSSVEKYFKNIKNTKDIPSKVHMVEPKQDGDKRVTIHKESAVQMLAITYHIPNFEHEDQVALSALSELLSSGKSSILQKKLIDEKRLVNTIYAYNMELKDPGLFMFIAVANEGIDTKEIEKEILDTIARIKDGDISQKDIEKIKINTKADFIFSLESSSEVASLYGSYLVRDNIQPLLNYEKNVEKLTKEDLVNVAKKYLVKNNSTTVILKEEEK, encoded by the coding sequence ATGAATAGTATGAACTTAAATAAATTATTAAAAATATTTGCTATTCAATTTTCAATATTAATAATGATTTCAGGAGAATCAATGGCAAGTAATTTACCAAAATATTATACAAAAACTTTAGAAAATGGTTTGCAAATAGTTGCTATTCCTATGAAAAATGGCTCAAATGTTATCTCTACTGATATTTTTTATAAAGTTGGAAGTAGAAATGAAATCATGGGTAAAAGTGGAATCGCTCATATGTTAGAACATTTAAATTTTAAATCAACAAAAAATTTAAAAGCTGGAGAATTTGATGAGATTGTAAAAGGTTTTGGAGGTGTTAATAATGCTTCAACATCTTTTGATTATACACATTATTATATAAAATCTAGTTCTAAAAATATGAATAAATCATTAGAATTATTTGCTGATTTGATGGAAAATCTTACTTTAAAAGATGAAGAATTTCAACCAGAACGTGATGTTGTAGCTGAAGAAAGACGTTGGAGAACAGATAATAATCCAATGGGATATTTACAATTTAGATTATTTAACAATGCTTATATTTATCATCCATATCATTGGACACCAATTGGATTTTCTAGTGATATCCAAAATTGGACAATTGAAGATATAAAAGATTTTCATAGTACATATTATCAACCAAAAAATGCAATTGTAGTAGTTGCAGGAGATGCTGATGAAAAGGATATTTTTAGTTCTGTTGAAAAATATTTTAAAAATATTAAAAATACAAAAGATATTCCTTCAAAAGTTCATATGGTAGAACCAAAACAAGATGGAGATAAAAGAGTTACAATTCATAAAGAGTCAGCTGTTCAAATGCTTGCAATTACTTATCATATTCCAAACTTTGAGCATGAAGATCAAGTGGCACTTAGTGCATTAAGTGAACTTTTAAGTAGTGGGAAAAGTTCAATTTTACAAAAAAAACTTATTGATGAAAAAAGATTAGTAAACACAATTTATGCCTATAATATGGAACTTAAAGACCCTGGATTGTTTATGTTTATTGCTGTTGCAAATGAAGGAATCGATACTAAAGAGATAGAAAAAGAAATTTTAGATACAATTGCGCGAATAAAAGATGGTGACATTTCTCAAAAAGATATTGAGAAAATAAAAATCAACACAAAAGCTGATTTCATTTTCTCATTAGAAAGTTCAAGTGAAGTTGCATCTTTATATGGTTCTTACTTAGTAAGAGACAATATTCAACCTCTTTTAAACTATGAAAAAAATGTAGAGAAACTAACAAAAGAAGACTTAGTTAATGTGGCTAAGAAATATTTAGTAAAAAACAACTCTACAACTGTTATTTTAAAAGAAGAAGAGAAATAA
- a CDS encoding quinone-dependent dihydroorotate dehydrogenase: MFNYNTLKKILFSFEPETAHHIGEFGLKLLGNCKIAKSYMEKKNYISNPKLTQEIFGVRFENPVGLAAGFDKNATMIKAMKSLGYGFTEIGTMTPMPQDGNPKPRMFRYPEQKSVQNAMGFNNLGAHTVLKNLKKVYPFSIPIGANIGKNKTTPEEFALSDYKTLIKKFEAFSDYLVINISSPNTPNLRDLQNEKFITELFVMAKALTNKPILLKIAPDMEANIAIDLCKSAINAGADGIIATNTTIDYSLVPNCQNFGGLSGACLTEKSGSLFKELAQELFGKTVLISVGGIYNGKEAYERIKNGASLVQAYSGLVFEGPSMVRKINEEILELLAKDGFENIQQAIGANLK; the protein is encoded by the coding sequence TTGTTTAACTACAACACACTAAAAAAAATCTTATTTAGTTTTGAACCTGAAACAGCACATCATATCGGAGAATTTGGCTTAAAATTACTAGGAAATTGTAAAATTGCAAAATCTTATATGGAAAAGAAAAACTATATTTCAAATCCAAAATTAACTCAAGAAATTTTTGGTGTAAGATTTGAAAATCCAGTTGGATTAGCAGCTGGATTTGATAAAAATGCAACAATGATTAAAGCTATGAAATCTTTAGGGTATGGTTTCACTGAAATTGGAACAATGACTCCAATGCCACAAGATGGAAATCCAAAACCAAGAATGTTTAGATATCCTGAGCAAAAATCTGTTCAAAATGCCATGGGTTTTAATAATTTAGGAGCTCATACAGTTTTAAAAAACTTAAAAAAAGTTTACCCTTTTTCTATTCCAATTGGTGCAAATATTGGTAAAAACAAAACAACACCTGAAGAATTTGCACTAAGTGATTATAAAACTTTAATCAAAAAATTTGAAGCTTTCAGTGATTATTTAGTTATAAATATTTCAAGTCCAAATACACCAAATTTAAGAGATTTGCAAAATGAAAAATTTATTACTGAACTTTTTGTTATGGCTAAAGCATTAACAAACAAACCTATATTATTAAAAATTGCTCCTGATATGGAAGCAAATATTGCTATTGATTTATGTAAAAGCGCTATAAATGCAGGTGCTGATGGGATTATTGCTACAAATACTACTATTGATTATAGTTTAGTTCCAAATTGTCAAAATTTTGGTGGTTTGTCAGGAGCTTGCTTAACTGAAAAATCTGGAAGTTTATTTAAAGAATTAGCACAAGAATTATTTGGGAAAACTGTTCTAATTTCAGTAGGTGGAATTTATAATGGTAAAGAAGCTTATGAAAGAATTAAAAATGGAGCTAGTTTAGTTCAAGCCTATTCAGGACTTGTTTTTGAAGGTCCGTCAATGGTAAGAAAAATAAATGAAGAAATTTTAGAACTTTTAGCAAAAGATGGTTTTGAAAACATACAACAAGCTATTGGAGCTAATTTAAAATAA